One Carcharodon carcharias isolate sCarCar2 chromosome 1, sCarCar2.pri, whole genome shotgun sequence DNA window includes the following coding sequences:
- the etfdh gene encoding electron transfer flavoprotein-ubiquinone oxidoreductase, mitochondrial isoform X3 — protein sequence MERFTDEADVVIVGGGPAGLSAAIHLKHLADRHDKELRICLVEKAAQIGGHILSGACLDPKALMELFPDWKDRGAPLHTPVKEDVFGILTEKSRIPVPLLPGLPMKNHGNYIVRLGHLVRWLGEQAEELGVELYPGYAASEILFHEDGSVKGISTNDVGIHKDGSPKDTFERGMELHAKVTIFSEGCHGHLAKQLYKRFKLRENCEPQTYGIGLKEIWAIDENQWRPGRVEHSVGWPLDKHTYGGSFLYHLNEGEPLVALGFVVGLDYQNPYLNPFKEFQRWKHHPSITPTLEGGKRIAYGARALNEGGFQSIPRLSFPGGLLIGCSPGLMNVPKIKGTHTAMKSGMIAAEAIFKKLLEDNSQPVTQGLHVPEYDVDIRNSWIWKELYSVRNIRPSCHGPLGVYGGMIYTGIFYWIFRGLEPWTLKHKGADYSQLKPAKDCTPIDYPKPDGKISFDLLSSVALSGTNHEDDQPAHLTLLDDSIPVNRNLAEFDGPEQRFCPAGVYEYVPLEIGNGMRLQINAQNCVHCKTCDIKDPSQNINWVVPEGGGGPAYNGM from the exons ATGGAGCGGTTTACAGACGAAGCTGATGTGGTGATAGTGGGTGGAGGACCTGCTGGTCTATCTGCAGCAATCCACCTTAAACATCTGGCTGATAGACATGATAAGGAACTACGAATATGTTTGGTGGAGAAAGCTGCACAGATTGGTGGCCATATACTTTCGGGGGCCTGTCTAGATCCAAAAGCCTTGATGGAGTTGTTCCCAGATTGGAAGGACAGAGGG GCTCCACTACACACTCCAGTaaaggaagatgtatttggtatTCTAACAGAGAAGAGCAGAATTCCAGTTCCATTGTTACCTG GTCTTCCCATGAAGAATCATGGAAATTATATTGTTCGTTTGGGTCACTTGGTTAGATGGTTAGGTGAACAGGCAGAAGAACTtggtgtggaattgtacccaggGTACGCAGCTTCTGAG ATTCTGTTTCATGAAGATGGGAGTGTTAAAGGGATTTCTACCAATGATGTTGGTATTCATAAAGATGGATCACCAAAG GACACATTTGAAAGAGGAATGGAACTTCATGCCAAAGTGACGATATTTAGTGAGGGATGCCATGGACACCTCGCCAAGCAGTTGTACAAACGGTTCAAACTAAGAGAAAACTGTGAACCGCAGACCTATGGTATAGGATTAAAAGAG ATTTGGGCTATTGATGAAAatcaatggcgacctggcagagTGGAACACAGTGTGGGATGGCCTCTCGATAAACATACATATGGTGGGTCATTCCTATATCACTTAAATGAGGGGGAACCATTGGTGGCTTTGGGCTTTGTG GTGGGTTTGGATTATCAAAATCCATATCTGAACCCATTCAAAGAATTCCAGAGGTGGAAGCATCATCCTTCAATAACACCAACCTTAGAGGGGGGAAAAAGGATTGCTTATGGAGCCCGTGCCTTAAATGAGGGTGGTTTTCAG TCTATACCTAGACTGTCCTTCCCTGGAGGACTACTGATTGGCTGCAGCCCAGGATTGATGAATGTCCCTAAAATTAAAGGAACACATACTGCAATGAAGAGTGGCATGATTGCTGCAGAGGCCATATTTAAAAAGCTACTTGAAGATAATAGCCAGCCAGTGACTCAAG GTCTTCATGTGCCAGAGTATGACGTGGACATAAGAAACTCTTGGATTTGGAAGGAACTTTATTCTGTGAGGAATATCCGACCCTCCTGCCATGGACCATTGGGTGTTTATGGTGGAAtgatttatactgggatattTTACTGGATATTTCGAGGTTTGGAGCCCTGGACACTGAAACACAAAG GAGCAGATTATTCTCAGTTAAAGCCAGCCAAGGATTGTACACCCATTGATTACCCTAAACCAGATGGAAAAATCAGCTTTGACCTTCTATCCTCTGTGGCTCTTAGCGGAACCAATCATGAAGATGATCAGCCAGCACACTTGACGCTATTAGATGATAGTATACCAGTAAACAGGAACTTGGCTGAGTTTGATGGACCAGAGCAAAGATTCTGTCCTGCAG